Genomic DNA from Halomicroarcula saliterrae:
GGTCCAATTCTCTGTACGCTGAGCGTGGATATAACCATAGCGGTGTAGGTGGTTTTGATCCGGACGGCGTATCACGGCTCCAGAGGCAAGCAGATGTGTAAATGCACTATTCCATCGTCGAGATGTTCCCGAGTCAAGAATGATACTCTAAAGTATCATACTCTGGAGTTTGATTATTGCGAGTATGATTTTGCCGTCACGACTAGTTGACAGGCGAACAGTACTCACTCAGCTAGCCGTCCTCTTCACAGCCAACCTGTCCGCCAGTATTTGCCCCCAAAGGGGGCTGAGGGAGTTCGAGAGGAGGCGATAGTGACATCGTGGCCTTCATCCTCACGTGGTGTTCCAAGCAATGAGAGCCAACTACAGACAGCGTGGACAGAACCGACTGACGAACGCAGAGATCGAACAGGGTAGCCGCTTCGACGAATTAGATATGCGCGGCCTCTATGCGAGCCCGCATCTGCAGAGTGACTGCTTGGGGACTCGCTTGGAGAACGCCGGCGAACTGTTGCTCGCCGCTCGTTCCGAGCCCGAATACGATGAATTCGGGGAGCCAATCGAAGGCACCGGTCAGGTAGAACTCGACGCCCACTGGGTGAACGCTAGCCTCCGAACGAGCGTCGCTACGGATATCGACCCGATAGATCTGGCCGACGAGGATCTCACTGGCCTCCCACTGGAAGCGCAAGAGCGCCTGCATGGGCTTCGATCCGAACGCAAACGCCAGCGTGAGAAAGCCTTAGCTGCAGCTGTAATCGGTATCGACCGAGAGGCTCGTCGACGGGATGAACTCCTCGATGAGCAGCGCAATCGTCGGGAGGACTACCTGGACCGCGTGCTCGGCGCTGGACTCACTCGCTACGATCCGTTTGAACGCCTCGACGGCGGGACGGCAGCTACCGTTCGCGAGACGGCCGCGAAACTGTCTGATCGGTTGCTCACTGGCCCAACACTTGAGGCCCTTGAACACCGCCTTGCGGGCAAGGTTCTCGGTGGGCAGTCACTCTACACAGCGATGTCGAACCTTCAGGATGAGTGCTTCCAGGAGGCAGGCGTTATTCAGCCCATCGCGACGGTCCCTGTAATCCCATCGAAGTACAACGTTGAGGCCGACATCCAGGGCGAGGTCACGACACTCTGGCAGCCAAAATCGTCGTCCCAACAGCAGGTCGGCATCATCAAAGACGACACGGGGACAATCAAGTTCACTATCTGGACCCGCTCAGGGCAGGATGTCATCCTCCACGAAGGCGACCTCGTCCGAATCGTCGCCGGAAAGGTCGGAAAGTACAACGACCAAGCGACGCTAGCGGCGGATTCTGAGACGCTCATTACTATCATCGACCGGGGGGATGGGCCGGCGCCGCGGGGCGATATCGCTGACGTCGACTGGGAGGCGGTCAAAGAGCGCAACATCAAGCGCGGAATCGAACAACCCCATCAAGTGCATTCGGCGAAGACGATCCCGGCTATGGGTGCGCCTGGTGTCGAGAAGGTTTCTCGTCCTGTCCATACACCACCCGACCGGCTTGATGAGTCGGAGGGCAACGGCGTCGACGCAGGTGAGTGGCTGAAGGCGACGGAAATCTACGAAGAAGGTGGCGCGATTCCACTCCCCGAGTGGTGGCGGACTCAGGATAACGTCGTCACCGTCGACGTCGACGATGATGCCTCCAGTCAAGCAGTCAACGCTGCTATCCAAGAAGTGGTCGCGAATACGTCAGCACCGGATGCTGAGCCTGCATCAGCTGGATGGGAGTCCGATGATACTGCTGAGACCGATGCCGAACAGGTGGTCGTTCCCGATGGCGGTCAGACCATACACAAGGCTCCGATCCCTCCGGGGAAACGCCGATTCTGGGCGCTCATTCGTGATGAAGCGTTGTTCGGAACTGCATTGCAGTCCGTGAGTGAATCCGCGCCAGCGTCGACAGCAGCCAGCGAACTCGTGGGTGTCGCAGAACGGCAGGAAGATGTCGAAACGACAGCTATCTCAGAGCCGGATATCATCCTTCCGTCGACAAGTGCGACGTGTCCGGAGTGTACTCACGACCGGGCACACTATCGCCTCGTCCAGCTGCGTTCTATTGACGAACCTCCAACGAGAATGCTGACCTGCTGTAAGTGTGCTAATCGATGGCGAGAGGACAACTGATTCAAAATCGTAAACAAAAACCCAGAATCATATAAATACGATTTTGACTTGCAGTTTACGCAACTCCCTTACTAGACCGTTCAAAACACCCGGTTTCTTCCCTCCCAGTGAAGAGAAGAGAGCCGGTGAGTCTCTCACTCTGGGATTGTTATTCCCGCCTGTCAGCATCACGTGTCCTAAACTCACTCATCACCGCTTCCAAACACTATCATGAGCTTTTACGCTTCTATCTCCGGCTACATCACGTACCATTCGAACGAACATCTCGAAGCTGTCCTTGACTATCTCAAAGATGGAGGCTGGATCAATGACAGCGAACAGTGGCTCGTTGACGGCGATTCAACTCACACCCGAGGCCAGCCCGCTGTCAATCACCACAGCAATTCTCTCCTCATCCCATTTGGACACTATCGCAATTTGGCCCGAGTGACGACGGAACTTTTTGCAGGAGCGACTGATGGGTGCGTCGTCAGCGCATCTACCGATGGTTGCTTCGATGCCTGGCGTGAGACACCGCTCGACAGTGCTTCTGGTGTTTCACCGGGGGCAGGCGGAGCTGTTTCTTCGGTCGAATGCATCGATCTCCTTGACTACGCACGGCTCCGAGGGCTGGGAACGAGAACCCCCTGTGAACCTGGATATATTGAGTGGCAGCAATCTGTAGTCGATGCGTTCCACGATGAGTACGATCCTGATCTCCCTGAGTCTCTGAGACCGGTCAATGGTTGAGAAAACGCTATCGTTATACCGATAACTCTTAGTGATTTTCACGGGGCAACACTAATACTGTTAGCTGTAATAACGATAACTAGTGATGATGGAGTATAACGACGAGACGGCGGCTAAAATCATGTTGGCGATTCGTCCGGGGGATTCTATCCGACGGATCGCCCAGAAGATTGACGCCTCATACTCCTGGGTCTATGACTGGATTGAACGATTAGACGACGCGGACTTCATTCGTCGGGACGGCGGTGTCTATGTCGAGAACTACGCTATTAGAGATCGCTATTTCGATCTCATGGCGGCAATCTCGCAGTCGGTTTCTCCCTCAATAGACGATGGATACGTTATCCCCCACTTTGCCGAAATGTCGTTCGCCTACACGAAAATTGATAGCGTCTATGTCTGGACTCATGGGGGATATCAGATAGCTCGGGGTCACGACGATTATCCGATTTTTCTCAAAGTTCGTGACCAGGATGTCGAGCGGTGGATCGCCTTCTTTGATGAGTTCGGTATCCCCAACTCAGTTGAAGAGCGATTAGATGAAAGTGTGCTTGATTCGCCGGTCTCGTACGTCCTCTTTCCCACTGCTGACGAGCTCGAACCTGAGTGGGTGGAGGGCAACCCTGTTATTTCACTCGACGAGACGATTTCTCATATGATGGAGAACCGTGTGAACTACGAACCGGCTTTGGAGATGATCGCTACAGAATACGATCGGGATCTCGACGCTAGTCACGAGGATCCACGGTTGAAATCATGAGTCTGGGTGAACGTGAAGCGGAGCTGTTAGACACACTTGAGGCTGTAATTGGGGCTGAACTCCCATATGTTCTAGTCGGAGGATGGGCAATTGCAGCCTTTAATCAGCGTTTCACGACCGATGTCGACGTTGTCATACCGGCCCAAGCACTAGAGGCGTATACCGATCTTCTGACTGAACGTAACTACGAGGTCACCGCCGATGTGAAGCGAAACGACCTGTATGAGGGGCGGACTGTCCGGTTCACAAAAGATGTTGGGAATCCAGTCCAGTTCGATGCGATGGTTGATGCTTTGGGCTGTCGACAAACAGAGGCTGAGTGGTCTTATCGACACCTGGCAGAGCATTCTATAGAGAAAGAACTGCGCACTGCTCGTCCGATTACAGCTCGGATTCCGGAACAAGAGTTACTGTTTTCTCTGAAACTTCACAGTGGTCGAAAAGCAGACACACGCGATCTGGTTGTTCTCGCTGCCGATGCTGATTTTGAACGAATCGGTCGACATCTTCACCGTGGAGAGCCAGAAAAACTCGCAGCACGCATCGAAATCGTTCTTGAGCGCCTCACCTCTCCAGATTTCGAAGATGCGTTTAAAGGGGTCTTCGAGCAAGCATCAGTACCAACACAGGATATTGATGCAGTAGCTGCCTTCCTTCGCGATCAGCTTCGACGTCTCGATACTGATCAGTGACTACCACTCTCATTTAGCCAGATAGCGCTTCACGCTGATTTGTGCGCCCCTGTGGGATAGGGGCCGACGAACTGTTGTCCCGTATTTAATGTCCACAGAATCTTCACCCGCAACTGGTCGTCGACAACAGAACCAAGACCGCGCAAAACACTCTACGGAAGAAACATCTTCGCGCCAGACACCATCGGAGCGCTGCTGTCCTGAGTGTGAGAGCGACGACTTGGTCGTTCAACAAAACGAAACGTACTGCGAGGGATGTGGCCTCGTTGTCCACCGTGACGACCTTGATCGTCGCCGGAGGTGGAACTACACCGAGAGTGGACGTGAGCCCGAACGGACTGGCTCTCCAAGCACTCCTCGGCTCCACGACCGAGGCCTCTCGACCGATATCGGCTACTACCGGGACGGCGCCGGAAACCCGCTCGATTCGAATACTCAACGGCTGTTTTCGCGCCTCCGTCGCTGGGATGCTCAGTCGAAAGTCCCCTCAAAACGGGATAAATCGCTGCGGGATGGGCTTAGCGAGATTGCTCGGCTCATTAGCGTTCTGGACCTCTCAGACACGATATTCGACGAAGCCGTGGATATCTATCGGAAAGCGTGGGGTGCGAACTTGCTCAAGGGTCGCTCCATCGAGGCGATTGCCAGTGGTAGTGTCTTCGCGGCCTGCCGACTGGAACAGCTACCCCGGCATAGAACTGAGGTGGCCGACGTCGCCCGTGTCGACAGTGATGCGATCAATAACGCCTATACGCAGCTGAATCGGGAATTGGAATTGGCAATCCCACCACCCCTTCCGCAAGATTTCCTCCCACGTATTGCGTCGACAATCGGAGCGGGCAATTACATTGAACAACGTGCCCGAGAGCTGCTTCTTTGTCCTGCGGTCGGCAGACTTTCGAATGGACGACCGCCGTCTGGGGTTGCAGCCGCCGCATTATATCACGTTCAGCAGGCTGAGACTGATGGAAAACGCGCATCTCAAAAGGCCATTGCTGAAGCTGGCTTCACTTCCGCACTCACCATTCGAACGATCTGGCGGAAGCTTCAGGAGCTCGAAAAGGAGGGTAAATTGTGCGACAACGCCGATACGACCCTTACCTAACACACCCGGCGGTAATCAGCCAAGCGGTAGCGTAGGACGATTGGAAAAGAACATCTCCAATGCTGATTTGTCACCCCCGATGCGGTGAGGGGAGATAAGCCTGCAAGTGTGCTACCAAGGAGCCACTGCATTCCTTGGATTTTCCCGCCACTGCGAATCTATCGCAGAGCAACTAATCGATTATGAGCACGAACACTGAATCCACAGCAGACGCACAGCCCGAAGACGATATCGACAATCTGGAAATCGAAGCCGCCCCGGAAGGTACGGTTGAAGAAGACGATACTGACGCAACAAGAAACGAAGGCGTCGATGGTGAGGCTGACATCGACGGTGAGCCAGCAGCCGACCTGACCGACGAGCAAGACACCAGTGAGGAGTCGATAGCGGAGGCTTCCGACGAAGCTGATGCCAAAGACGAGACTGAGGAGGAAAGCGTACTCACGGGCCCTCCAGAGCGCTTTCAGGCTGCGATCTTGGGTGGCGAACTCAAGAATTTTGTCTCAACGCTGCGAGTCCTCGTTGACGAGGCGAAACTGACTGTTGGACCGGACGGCATTACTAGCAGAGCGGTTGACCCAGCGAACGTCGCGATGTACGATCTAGAACTGTCGGCTGCTGCATTCGAATCCTACGAGTCCAGTGACGGCTTGCTGGGAGTCAATCTGGAGCGATTCGAGTCCGTTCTAAAACTCGCAAAGAAAGATGATCTCGTCCAGGTTTCGTTCGACACTTCCACGTACAAGCTTCTCATCGTCATCGACGGTGTCGAGTTCACGATGGCGTGTATCGACCCCGATAGTATACGGCAAGAACCCGAGATTCCAGAGATGGAACTCCCAATCAACCTTACCGTTGAGGGGAGTCAGATATCGCGAGCGGTGAAGGCTGCTGACATGGTCTCCGATCACATTGGATTCCGCTGCGTAGAAGCTGACGAAACAGTGTTCATCGAGGCTGAAGGTGATACCGATGACGTCTCGCTCAGACTCATTGCTGACGAATACGAGAGTCTAGACGCCGCTGACGGACGAGCACTATTCAGTCTTGACTACATCAAGAACATCTCCAAAAAGCTTCCCAAGACTGAGGATGTCACTCTCACATTCGGAGACCAATTCCCGATGCTGGTAGACTACGAAATTGCAGACGGCGAGTGTAGTGTCGCAGCGATGGTGGCTCCACGTATCGAGACCTGATGACGGCCAGAGAGCGGCTCCGAATGCATCTCGTACAGGCATTGACGCGGGCGGAATCTCCAGATGTAATCGTGCATCTCCAGGCGGCCATTCGAGAATGCGATTCTCTGCCGCCGGCATCGTTAACTGAGTGTCCGATCTGTGGTTGCTGTGGTCTACCAGAACGCCTGCTTTCACATGACTGTTGCAACGGATGCGATAGGTAGCCGCATATTCGGTGGTTCACGCGGAAATCGGTGAGTGCAGCTCTCTCGCGGATTAACCAACACGAGGCGCTACTCTATGCCACTGTTGGTTAAACTATCTCTGTTTTCCCGATCTGGAGGTTACCTGTGGCGGCTCTGTTGAAATCCAATCCTTTAGATGGGTTCTCGTGTGATACAGTCAGTCAGTAGAACTGCTTATTGAGCGCTTCGTCCAAGTTGGAAGAACGGATAGGAAAGAATAGCAGTGTACACGATAATAGCTATAACAATCACATAGCTAATAAATCCACCCAAACCACCGTAAGTTGCCCCCCGGAAAATCTGTCGAACAGCGAACGGAGACAGCAAACAAATGACCAGTGCCATGCTGAGATTGCGGTGAATTTGCTCAGTTGCAGCGCCGCGAACAGATGCGAATCCTGGCGCGGCTCCGGCAAGCCCAATTTGAATGGCACCGACAACGGACATGAGAGGATATAGGATTAAAATTGCAGTAATCCCAAGAAGAGACCCTGTGACCCCGCTTACAAGGAAAATAGTTGTCGCTGGTTGATTAATATGCCTGTGACAAGCGACTGCAATACCAATAGTCACCGCAGCACTACCAACACCGATTGGATAGCCAATACCCAAGCCAACCGCTCTTATCGGATCAAGCACTGGTGCGACACCAATATCCATCAGAAAATCTTGATATAACACTGGAACAAGAATGAGCAAAATCCCAATAATACACGAAAGCAAACTCACTCTTTTATAATTATATGAGTTTTAAAACACAGCGTGCGGTAAGTATTTTCTCCTGACACCATCATTTGTCATTTTATCGATTCTCTGTACTGAGCGGGACGTTTCCTTTCTGTATTGACCGCGCAGAGCCAGAATCTATCACCTACTGAGGGTTTCAACAAAGCCTCTGTGTCGTAGTACACGCAGTCATCGTGACCGGCTCGCCGTCGATACTGTCTTTCAAATTATGCAGGTCAGAGAAGAGAAAAGCAGACAAAAGGAGCAGAGTTGAGGAATCAGGCATCCAGAGAGAGGACGATATCTGCATCCCACAGGAGGGTGTATTGGCTGTAATGTCCTTTTCCTTCACCAGTCCCCCGTCGGCTGCCCGCAATTTCTAGGAAACAGAGTTCGTTGAGCAATTGCCGTGTTCGTTCGGCTGATAGCGGATCGGCACCACTCTGCTCACACACGTCGAGATACGTCTCGCGTATCTTCATCGTCCGGAACCACTCCCGCTCAGGCTGGTTTTTCGTGAGATTCGCCAGCGCGATCAAGACATGTTTGCTGTGAGGAGGCAACCCCGATATGAGTTCGAGTAGACGGTCAACTTCTGCCGAAGCCCGTGCATCAGAGAGGTGAGATTCCTTCACCCGGTCGGCGTTTTCCTTATTCGCTTGGTCACCAGCATACCGAAGGAGTCGCATGGCCTTTCGAGCATCTCCGTGTTCTTTCGCGCTCAGAGCAGCCGCACGAGGAATCACCCCGTCGTCGAGAACTCCATCAGCAAAGGCATCAGTCCGATTCTGGAGAATTTCCCGGATTTGACTGGCGTCGTAGGGCTCAAAGATGAATTCGTTGTGCCCGAACGAGCTCTTTGTCCGCTCGCTCATCTTCTCCCGGTAGTTAATTTTGTTCGACACTGCAATCACGCCAATCGGAACATCCACACTCCCGTCCTCTCCTGCCCGAGAAAGCGCCATCAACAGGTCGTCGTTATTGAGTTTGTCAACTTCATCGAGGATGATGATCGCAGCGTCGTAAAAATCATTCAGCACCGACCAGACTCGCTCGAAATACTCATTCTCGGAAATCCCTCGGGCTGGGAACGTCATACTGCTCTCTGGTGGGTTGATTGCCCGACCGTACTTGCTCAGGGCGTCGGAGTTGCCCTTTGCCTGCTGGCAATTGACGTATCCCGTTGCAAGCCTCACACCGCGATTCTCCGCTTCTTCTTTAGCGATTTTTGAGACGTGCTTTGCGACGAGGGACTTTCCACAGCCCGTTTTCCCGTAGATGATGATCGAATTCGGCGGCTGACCAACGACTATTGGCCCGATCTCTTCTGCCACCTTCTCAATTTGTTCATCGCGACCGACGATGCGCTTCTCACTGGGGACATAGTCGATTTGGAGTATCTCCCGTTGTTCAAAGATTCCCCCACCACCCTCGTCGATATTCTCAAAGACACTGTGGATAGTGTCTGACCCATCTTCGCTATCCATTGTCAGAATCAAACAGTTGTAACCGCAATAAAGATTTGGGGACCGAGTTAGGAGTAATAATCTGGATATAGGCCCTGAGAGTCTTGATATATAGATTCCCGTCTTACGAAAAACTCAGTCGAGACACACCAGATTTTGAGTAAGGGGTTGCAGAGACACACACCAAATTTGGAGTAAGAAATAGAAGAGAGGTGAGGTCGGAAAGAACCGCAGTTAGAGCTGTGCTTGTTGGTTTACACCTTCTGAACCTACTACACTACTACTTACTAGAATAGCTAGACTAGAGAGACACACCTAGTTTGGAGTAAGAAAACCTCCCTAGACACCAGTATCTGACCCCCTATCCCACTGAATCTACATTCCTTACTCAAAATCAGGTGTGTGTGTCGTCTGCTGACCTTCCAGATACTGACATTTCAATTGGCACAATGGCCGCTTCCATTACCTGCCAATTTGTTTCCCCCAAGGCGGCGTGGGGTTGATGCCTGACTGGAGTGTCTCCTGAGTCCTTTGGCGCTCTCTCTAAGT
This window encodes:
- a CDS encoding helix-turn-helix domain-containing protein; this translates as MEYNDETAAKIMLAIRPGDSIRRIAQKIDASYSWVYDWIERLDDADFIRRDGGVYVENYAIRDRYFDLMAAISQSVSPSIDDGYVIPHFAEMSFAYTKIDSVYVWTHGGYQIARGHDDYPIFLKVRDQDVERWIAFFDEFGIPNSVEERLDESVLDSPVSYVLFPTADELEPEWVEGNPVISLDETISHMMENRVNYEPALEMIATEYDRDLDASHEDPRLKS
- a CDS encoding transcription initiation factor IIB; the protein is MSTESSPATGRRQQNQDRAKHSTEETSSRQTPSERCCPECESDDLVVQQNETYCEGCGLVVHRDDLDRRRRWNYTESGREPERTGSPSTPRLHDRGLSTDIGYYRDGAGNPLDSNTQRLFSRLRRWDAQSKVPSKRDKSLRDGLSEIARLISVLDLSDTIFDEAVDIYRKAWGANLLKGRSIEAIASGSVFAACRLEQLPRHRTEVADVARVDSDAINNAYTQLNRELELAIPPPLPQDFLPRIASTIGAGNYIEQRARELLLCPAVGRLSNGRPPSGVAAAALYHVQQAETDGKRASQKAIAEAGFTSALTIRTIWRKLQELEKEGKLCDNADTTLT
- a CDS encoding DNA polymerase sliding clamp produces the protein MSTNTESTADAQPEDDIDNLEIEAAPEGTVEEDDTDATRNEGVDGEADIDGEPAADLTDEQDTSEESIAEASDEADAKDETEEESVLTGPPERFQAAILGGELKNFVSTLRVLVDEAKLTVGPDGITSRAVDPANVAMYDLELSAAAFESYESSDGLLGVNLERFESVLKLAKKDDLVQVSFDTSTYKLLIVIDGVEFTMACIDPDSIRQEPEIPEMELPINLTVEGSQISRAVKAADMVSDHIGFRCVEADETVFIEAEGDTDDVSLRLIADEYESLDAADGRALFSLDYIKNISKKLPKTEDVTLTFGDQFPMLVDYEIADGECSVAAMVAPRIET
- a CDS encoding orc1/cdc6 family replication initiation protein, giving the protein MDSEDGSDTIHSVFENIDEGGGGIFEQREILQIDYVPSEKRIVGRDEQIEKVAEEIGPIVVGQPPNSIIIYGKTGCGKSLVAKHVSKIAKEEAENRGVRLATGYVNCQQAKGNSDALSKYGRAINPPESSMTFPARGISENEYFERVWSVLNDFYDAAIIILDEVDKLNNDDLLMALSRAGEDGSVDVPIGVIAVSNKINYREKMSERTKSSFGHNEFIFEPYDASQIREILQNRTDAFADGVLDDGVIPRAAALSAKEHGDARKAMRLLRYAGDQANKENADRVKESHLSDARASAEVDRLLELISGLPPHSKHVLIALANLTKNQPEREWFRTMKIRETYLDVCEQSGADPLSAERTRQLLNELCFLEIAGSRRGTGEGKGHYSQYTLLWDADIVLSLDA